The following coding sequences are from one Mycobacterium bourgelatii window:
- a CDS encoding TetR/AcrR family transcriptional regulator, translated as MATRDLATPAVPARERILLAAYDLFSRRGIRAVGTDEVIERARVARATLYRHFATKNELVLAVLERREQLWTHGLIERESERMGDTPEAQLLAIFDVMDHWFHNRDGYEGCSFINVLLELGPDHPAGRASIAHIDRVREIVRRRAIAAGLHDVEDFAQSWHILMKGAIVMAAVGDLDAARRAKKMARALIEAHRTTAAVEGATPG; from the coding sequence ATGGCAACCCGTGACCTGGCGACGCCCGCTGTGCCGGCTCGTGAACGTATCCTTTTGGCCGCATACGACCTGTTCAGCCGCCGTGGCATCCGCGCCGTAGGCACTGACGAGGTGATCGAGCGGGCCCGCGTGGCCAGGGCGACGCTCTACCGTCACTTCGCGACAAAAAACGAACTGGTTTTAGCGGTGCTAGAGCGTCGCGAGCAACTGTGGACGCACGGACTGATCGAGCGCGAGTCCGAGCGCATGGGCGACACTCCCGAGGCGCAGCTGCTGGCGATTTTCGACGTGATGGACCACTGGTTCCACAACCGCGATGGTTATGAAGGGTGCTCGTTCATCAACGTGCTGCTCGAATTGGGGCCCGACCATCCGGCCGGACGAGCCAGCATTGCCCATATCGACCGGGTCCGCGAGATCGTCCGCAGGCGTGCCATCGCGGCCGGACTGCACGACGTCGAGGACTTCGCTCAGTCCTGGCACATCCTGATGAAGGGCGCCATCGTCATGGCGGCCGTCGGTGATCTGGATGCCGCTCGGCGTGCGAAGAAGATGGCCCGTGCCCTCATCGAGGCGCATCGGACGACCGCAGCGGTCGAGGGCGCAACGCCCGGTTAG
- a CDS encoding anti-sigma factor antagonist, whose translation MSLVIAESFATRLTLSTRLVYELGDPRSTLRATTDRSGDAVIIHAGGEIDACNEHTWQQLVSEAAAGITVPGPFVVDVNDVDFMGCCAFAVLADEADRCHRRGIELRVVSGHAIVRRIVDACGLTELLPIFETVDEALSAPRSRA comes from the coding sequence ATGAGCCTGGTCATTGCCGAATCCTTCGCTACCCGCCTCACCCTGAGCACGCGCCTCGTTTACGAGCTCGGCGACCCGCGCAGCACACTGCGCGCAACCACCGATCGCAGCGGCGACGCGGTGATCATTCACGCAGGCGGCGAGATCGACGCGTGCAACGAGCACACCTGGCAACAGTTGGTCAGCGAAGCGGCCGCCGGGATCACCGTCCCAGGGCCGTTCGTGGTTGACGTCAACGACGTCGATTTCATGGGCTGCTGCGCGTTCGCGGTGTTGGCCGACGAGGCCGACCGCTGCCACCGTCGCGGTATCGAACTACGCGTGGTAAGTGGGCACGCGATCGTCAGGCGGATCGTCGACGCATGCGGCTTGACCGAGCTGCTGCCGATCTTCGAAACCGTGGATGAGGCCCTGTCAGCCCCGCGCTCGCGCGCGTAG